One Lycium barbarum isolate Lr01 chromosome 5, ASM1917538v2, whole genome shotgun sequence genomic window carries:
- the LOC132642659 gene encoding protein BOBBER 2-like translates to MAILSDYTEENQEQPIIKPIEKQEEKSSSFSAPKEDEKSSSAPKEKLNPNKSNGLDMENYAWGQSLQEVNINVPVPHGTKSRFLVVDIKNNSLKVGLKGQPLIIDGEFFKAVKGDECYWSLEDQKEISILLTKQNKSDWWKRLLKGGPEIDTQKVEPEPSNLSDLDTETRAAVEKMMFDQRQKQMGLPTSQEITNQDMLKKFMEQNPDMAKNFANAKMMPNSKKMMG, encoded by the coding sequence ATGGCAATTCTCTCAGACTATACAGAAGAAAATCAAGAACAACCCATTATTAAGCCTATAGAGAAACAAGAAGAAAAATCTTCATCTTtttcagccccaaaagaagatgAAAAATCTTCTTCAGCcccaaaagaaaaattaaatccaaaCAAGTCCAATGGACTTGACATGGAGAATTATGCATGGGGACAATCTCTTCAAGAAGTCAACATCAATGTTCCAGTTCCTCATGGTACAAAATCAAGATTCTTGGTTGTTGACATCAAGAATAATTCCCTTAAAGTTGGACTCAAAGGTCAGCCACTCATTATAGATGGTGAATTTTTCAAGGCAGTGAAAGGTGATGAATGTTATTGGAGTCTAGAAGATCAGAAagaaatttctattcttttaaCTAAGCAAAATAAATCTGATTGGTGGAAGAGATTGTTAAAAGGTGGTCCAGAAATTGACACGCAAAAAGTCGAGCCAGAACCTAGTAACTTGTCTGATTTGGACACAGAGACAAGGGCAGCAGTTGAAAAAATGATGTTTGATCAAAGACAAAAACAAATGGGACTTCCAACAAGTCAGGAGATTACAAATCAAGATATGCTTAAAAAGTTTATGGAACAAAATCCTGACATGGCTAAGAATTTTGCTAATGCTAAGATGATGCCAAACTCTAAGAAGATGATGGGATAA